Within Bacteroidales bacterium, the genomic segment TCAAACAGGCGACCCGTATCGTGAGAAAAACTCAATGAATTGGAACGGGCAAATGCTGTATCGATTGTATAAATCTTTCTGGGGCTGACCATTACACTGCGAACTGACCAGCTGAAACGGGGAACGGGAAAAAACAAATAACTGTCTTCAAACCAGTTCACATAATCAGAAACAGAATTGGCAGAACCGAATTGAAGTAGAGATATTTTTCATCCGTTTTTTCGGCTATTTGTTTCAGGAGGGTGCTTTTACCGCAGCGCCGTACACCA encodes:
- a CDS encoding AAA family ATPase, with product GVRRCGKSTLLKQIAEKTDEKYLYFNSVLPILFLIM